The Lysinibacillus pakistanensis genome includes a window with the following:
- a CDS encoding ABC transporter ATP-binding protein codes for MNKTILEVKDLRINFKTYAGLVHAVRGVNFDLKEGETLAIVGESGSGKSVTSNALMKLIPQPPGIYESGQILFNGRDLVPLSDKEMSKVRGNEIAMIFQDPMTSLNPTMKVGRQITEVILQHKKVSKADAKKRAIELLTQVGIPFPEKRYNQYPHEFSGGMRQRVVIAIALAADPKLLIADEPTTALDVTIQAQILELMKEIQKNSKTSIIFITHDLGVVANIADRVAVMYAGQIVEYGTVNDIFYNPKHPYTWGLLGSMPDLDNDTDELLRTIPGSPPDLTNPPKGDAFAARNEFAMAIDYEQEPPMFQVSETHFAKTWLLHPDAPKIPLPEAVAKRIEGYLAKEAQSND; via the coding sequence ATGAATAAAACAATTCTAGAAGTAAAAGATTTACGAATAAACTTTAAAACCTATGCAGGGCTTGTCCATGCTGTACGTGGTGTTAACTTTGATTTAAAGGAAGGTGAAACACTCGCTATAGTTGGTGAATCAGGTTCTGGTAAAAGTGTTACGAGTAACGCGTTAATGAAATTAATTCCACAGCCACCTGGTATTTATGAGTCAGGACAGATTTTATTTAATGGCCGTGATTTAGTTCCTTTAAGTGATAAAGAAATGTCAAAAGTACGCGGAAATGAGATTGCAATGATTTTCCAAGACCCTATGACAAGTTTAAATCCAACCATGAAGGTCGGACGTCAAATAACTGAAGTAATTTTACAACATAAAAAAGTATCTAAAGCAGATGCAAAAAAACGTGCAATTGAGCTTTTAACACAGGTAGGTATTCCCTTCCCTGAGAAACGCTATAACCAATATCCACATGAGTTTTCAGGTGGTATGCGTCAGCGTGTTGTTATTGCTATCGCTCTTGCAGCTGATCCAAAGCTATTAATTGCCGATGAGCCAACAACAGCCCTAGACGTTACAATTCAAGCGCAAATTTTAGAACTTATGAAAGAAATACAAAAAAATTCGAAAACATCTATCATTTTCATTACGCATGATTTAGGTGTTGTTGCCAACATCGCTGACCGTGTTGCTGTTATGTATGCTGGTCAAATCGTGGAATATGGTACTGTCAATGATATTTTCTATAATCCTAAGCATCCTTATACATGGGGACTTCTCGGATCAATGCCAGACTTAGATAACGACACAGACGAGCTATTACGTACGATTCCTGGTTCACCGCCAGATCTTACAAACCCTCCAAAGGGAGATGCTTTTGCCGCTCGTAATGAATTTGCAATGGCTATTGACTACGAGCAAGAACCTCCAATGTTCCAGGTAAGTGAAACACACTTTGCAAAAACTTGGTTGTTGCATCCAGACGCACCAAAAATACCACTTCCAGAAGCTGTTGCTAAACGAATTGAAGGGTATTTAGCAAAGGAGGCACAATCAAATGACTAA
- a CDS encoding ABC transporter ATP-binding protein: MTKTGAKKILEIKNLKQHFGSASNPIKAVDGISFDVYEGETLGLVGESGCGKSTTGRSIIRLYDITDGEIIFDGENVHGKKSKNDLKKFNRQMQMIFQDPYASLNPRMTAGEIISEGFDIHGLYKDKKERREKVNQLLEAVGLNKEHANRYAHEFSGGQRQRIGIARALSLDPKFIIADEPISALDVSIQAQVVNLLKQLQKERGLTYLFIAHDLSMVKYISDRIAVMYRGKIMEIGKADDIYNNPVHPYTKSLLSAIPLPDPMSEKRRQRIPYKHTEVDDSATYHEVGDQHYVYGTADLVKTWVANR, encoded by the coding sequence ATGACTAAAACGGGTGCAAAAAAAATTCTTGAAATTAAAAATTTAAAGCAGCATTTCGGCTCAGCAAGTAACCCTATTAAAGCTGTTGATGGTATTAGCTTCGATGTATACGAAGGTGAGACACTTGGTCTTGTAGGTGAATCAGGCTGTGGTAAATCAACAACTGGTCGCTCCATTATTCGCCTGTATGATATTACAGATGGGGAAATTATTTTCGATGGCGAGAACGTTCATGGGAAAAAGTCCAAAAATGACTTAAAGAAATTCAATCGTCAAATGCAAATGATTTTCCAAGATCCATACGCTTCTTTAAACCCTCGTATGACGGCTGGAGAAATCATTAGTGAAGGCTTTGATATTCACGGTCTTTATAAGGATAAAAAAGAACGCCGTGAAAAAGTAAATCAACTACTTGAGGCAGTTGGCTTAAACAAAGAGCACGCCAACCGTTATGCACATGAATTCTCTGGTGGTCAACGTCAACGTATTGGAATTGCTCGTGCTCTAAGCTTAGACCCAAAATTCATCATTGCTGATGAGCCTATCTCAGCGCTTGACGTATCCATTCAAGCGCAAGTGGTTAACCTGCTAAAGCAGCTTCAAAAAGAGCGCGGCTTAACATATCTATTTATTGCCCATGACTTATCCATGGTTAAATACATCAGTGACCGTATCGCTGTTATGTACCGTGGTAAAATTATGGAAATCGGTAAAGCGGACGATATTTATAATAATCCTGTTCATCCGTATACAAAATCTTTATTATCAGCCATCCCACTTCCTGACCCAATGTCAGAAAAGCGTCGTCAACGTATTCCGTACAAGCATACGGAGGTGGACGATAGTGCAACATATCATGAGGTAGGCGATCAGCATTACGTTTATGGTACAGCGGATCTTGTGAAAACTTGGGTTGCTAATCGATAA
- the opp4B gene encoding oligopeptide ABC transporter permease — MWKTIVRRVLLMIPQLFVLSLFIFILAKQMPGDPFTGLITPETDPARIEELRIQAGFYDPWYVQYYHWITNAFQGDFGRSYTYKIAVSTLIGERGLNTFWLSLLSAIFVYLIAIPLGVLAGRYQESFLDKSITLYSFISYAIPTFVLSLIFVYIFGYRLMWFPTSGTVDVGLDPGTMAYYWNKMYHLLLPAITYAILGTTAIIQYLRSEIIDAKTQDYVKTARSKGIPMRKVYTRHIFRNSLLPIAAFLGFTITGLLGGSIFIETIFGFPGMGQLFINSIMSRDYSVITALVMLYGFLTLLGSLLSDIIMSIVDPRIRID; from the coding sequence ATGTGGAAAACGATTGTTAGACGTGTGTTACTGATGATTCCTCAGTTGTTTGTCTTAAGTCTTTTTATCTTCATATTGGCAAAACAAATGCCAGGAGATCCATTTACGGGGCTTATTACACCAGAGACGGACCCTGCAAGGATTGAGGAACTTCGTATACAAGCAGGTTTCTATGACCCCTGGTATGTTCAGTATTACCACTGGATTACAAACGCTTTTCAAGGTGATTTCGGACGAAGCTATACATATAAAATTGCAGTGTCCACACTTATTGGTGAGCGCGGATTAAATACATTCTGGCTTTCATTACTTAGTGCAATCTTTGTATATTTGATTGCGATTCCATTAGGGGTGTTGGCTGGTCGTTATCAAGAATCATTTTTAGATAAATCAATCACCCTGTATAGTTTTATAAGTTATGCAATACCAACTTTCGTATTATCACTCATTTTCGTATATATATTCGGTTATAGACTCATGTGGTTCCCAACTAGCGGGACAGTTGATGTAGGGCTTGATCCAGGTACAATGGCATATTATTGGAATAAAATGTATCATTTACTGCTACCTGCTATTACGTATGCTATCTTAGGTACAACAGCCATTATTCAATATTTACGTTCAGAAATAATAGATGCAAAAACACAGGATTATGTGAAAACAGCTCGAAGCAAAGGTATCCCAATGCGAAAAGTCTATACTAGACATATTTTCCGTAATTCCTTACTACCAATCGCAGCCTTTTTAGGGTTTACAATAACAGGTTTATTAGGCGGTTCTATTTTTATTGAAACAATATTCGGTTTCCCAGGAATGGGTCAGTTGTTTATCAATTCAATCATGAGTCGAGATTATAGTGTTATTACGGCACTAGTTATGCTTTATGGCTTCTTAACATTATTAGGTAGTCTACTGTCTGATATTATTATGAGCATTGTCGATCCACGTATCCGCATAGACTAA
- a CDS encoding oligopeptide ABC transporter substrate-binding protein, producing the protein MKKNWLLLSVIFAVMFVLAACNNDGKDAAKTGDGNKEKSTQKETETNKEDTAKFPMDITNEGDAIKGGTLKVALVTDTPFKGVFIPELSDDAYDSTILDYAKNEIFELDGDFLVKDTGIAKLEVDKDNKKAKITIQGDVKWSDGKPLTAEDLIYPYEIIGHPDYDGKRYDDDFQNIIGAKEYHDGEAKTISGIKKIDEKSIEITFKKVSPAIYSVGDGLWGYAAPKHQLESIPVKDALIASDAVRKNPVTLGAFKIDKIVNGESVQLVANEHYFKGKPKLDKVVIEVVPSSSIGEALKTGKYDIAEHYPTNQYDSIKDLSNISIVSRPELSYSYVGFKVGKYDKANRMNIFDEKSKMNDVNLRRAIGYAMDIESVTEKFYQGLRVRANSLIPPVFASYYDGTLEGYHYDPEKAKELLDKAGYKDVDGDGIREGKDGKKFTIRLAAMSGSDTDEAIAEYYRQNWKEVGLNVELTTGRLIEFNSFYDKVEADDPEIDMYMAAWKTGTNPSPSGLYGEGAEFNLSRFVSAELTEMLEDIDSEKSMDPDHRAKAFRTWQEYMSKTATTMPMYFRTELFPVNKRVKNYNVDYANPTELQTIELTADAPLK; encoded by the coding sequence ATGAAAAAAAATTGGTTATTACTATCCGTTATTTTTGCAGTGATGTTTGTATTGGCGGCCTGCAATAACGATGGTAAAGACGCAGCTAAAACTGGGGATGGCAACAAAGAGAAATCGACACAAAAGGAAACAGAAACTAATAAAGAAGATACAGCTAAGTTTCCAATGGATATAACAAATGAAGGTGATGCTATTAAAGGCGGTACGTTAAAAGTAGCGCTTGTAACAGACACTCCTTTTAAAGGTGTTTTCATTCCGGAATTATCTGATGATGCTTACGATAGTACAATCTTAGATTACGCAAAAAATGAGATTTTCGAATTGGATGGGGATTTCCTAGTAAAAGATACAGGTATTGCAAAATTAGAAGTTGATAAGGACAATAAGAAGGCGAAGATTACTATTCAAGGTGATGTTAAGTGGTCAGATGGTAAACCCTTGACGGCAGAAGACTTAATTTATCCATACGAAATTATTGGTCATCCTGATTACGACGGAAAACGCTATGATGACGACTTCCAAAATATTATCGGTGCAAAAGAATATCATGATGGAGAGGCAAAAACAATTTCTGGTATTAAAAAAATTGATGAAAAATCAATTGAAATTACGTTCAAGAAAGTATCACCAGCTATTTATTCAGTTGGGGATGGGTTATGGGGTTATGCAGCACCGAAGCATCAGCTAGAGTCAATCCCTGTTAAAGATGCCCTAATTGCTTCAGATGCAGTTCGTAAAAATCCTGTAACACTGGGCGCATTTAAAATTGATAAAATTGTAAATGGAGAGTCTGTTCAACTTGTAGCGAATGAACATTATTTTAAAGGCAAGCCAAAGTTAGATAAAGTGGTGATCGAAGTTGTTCCTTCTAGTTCAATCGGTGAAGCTTTGAAAACTGGGAAATATGATATTGCAGAACATTACCCAACAAATCAATATGACAGCATAAAGGATTTATCAAATATATCGATTGTAAGCCGTCCAGAGTTATCATACTCTTATGTCGGGTTTAAAGTAGGGAAATACGATAAAGCAAATCGTATGAATATTTTTGATGAGAAGTCAAAAATGAATGATGTAAATTTACGTCGAGCGATTGGCTATGCGATGGATATTGAATCTGTTACAGAAAAATTCTATCAAGGATTGCGTGTACGAGCAAACTCATTAATTCCACCAGTGTTTGCATCTTATTATGATGGTACGTTAGAGGGTTATCACTATGATCCTGAAAAGGCTAAGGAATTACTAGATAAGGCAGGGTATAAAGATGTCGATGGTGACGGAATCCGTGAAGGTAAAGACGGGAAAAAATTCACGATTCGCTTAGCAGCAATGTCTGGTTCAGACACAGATGAAGCGATTGCTGAATACTATCGTCAAAATTGGAAGGAAGTTGGGTTAAATGTTGAGTTGACTACTGGCCGCTTAATTGAATTCAACAGCTTCTATGATAAAGTTGAGGCTGATGATCCAGAAATTGATATGTATATGGCTGCATGGAAAACAGGTACGAACCCATCTCCGTCAGGTTTATATGGTGAGGGTGCAGAATTTAACTTGAGTCGTTTCGTTTCTGCTGAATTAACAGAAATGTTAGAAGACATTGATTCTGAAAAATCAATGGATCCGGATCACCGTGCAAAAGCATTCCGTACATGGCAAGAATATATGAGCAAAACAGCAACGACAATGCCAATGTACTTCCGTACAGAGCTTTTCCCAGTCAACAAACGCGTGAAAAATTACAATGTTGATTACGCAAATCCAACGGAACTTCAAACTATTGAATTAACAGCAGATGCACCACTGAAATAA
- a CDS encoding ABC transporter permease, protein MEQYNNEIVKFDNSPPTGIQVVLREFKKDKLAMFSFFGITFIIIGFLVAALLLNQEEVLKIKLLERYTEPGVNGYTLGTDEAGRDMLGQLVIGAKNSILIAFAITIITSITGIGLGIIMGYYGGFVDNLFMRITEFFMTLPNLMVIIVFVTIIPKYGILELILIISLFQWMSTARLVRSKALSEGRRDYVSASKTMGTSDFAIMFKGILPNLSSILIVELTLNFAGNVGIETGLSFLGFGLPPSTPSLGTLVNYARNPIVLSEKWWVWLPASILILILMLGINYVGQALRRAADAKQRIG, encoded by the coding sequence ATGGAACAATACAATAATGAAATAGTCAAATTTGATAACTCTCCGCCGACGGGAATACAAGTCGTTTTACGAGAGTTTAAAAAAGATAAATTAGCAATGTTTTCATTTTTTGGGATAACGTTTATTATTATTGGATTTTTAGTTGCTGCCTTGCTTTTAAATCAAGAAGAAGTTTTAAAAATTAAACTGTTGGAGCGCTACACTGAACCTGGTGTAAATGGTTATACACTTGGAACAGATGAAGCAGGTCGTGATATGCTGGGGCAGCTAGTAATAGGGGCAAAAAACTCTATTTTAATAGCATTTGCAATTACGATTATTACTAGTATTACAGGGATAGGTCTTGGTATTATCATGGGTTATTACGGTGGATTTGTTGATAATTTGTTTATGCGAATTACTGAATTTTTTATGACATTACCTAATCTAATGGTGATCATTGTTTTTGTAACTATAATACCGAAATATGGCATCCTTGAGCTGATTTTGATCATAAGTTTATTTCAATGGATGAGCACCGCACGTTTAGTCCGAAGTAAAGCACTATCGGAGGGCAGGAGGGATTATGTAAGTGCTTCTAAAACAATGGGGACAAGTGACTTCGCTATTATGTTTAAAGGCATTTTACCAAATTTAAGTTCGATTTTAATCGTTGAACTAACGTTGAACTTTGCTGGAAACGTTGGGATCGAAACAGGATTGTCCTTCTTAGGCTTTGGCTTACCACCATCGACTCCGAGTTTAGGAACTCTTGTAAACTATGCGAGAAATCCAATCGTTTTATCAGAAAAATGGTGGGTATGGTTGCCCGCATCAATATTAATTTTAATCTTGATGCTTGGTATAAATTACGTCGGTCAAGCACTTCGTCGTGCAGCTGACGCAAAACAAAGAATTGGATAA